GGTGGCGGCGCATACATCGTCGCCAAGGACAACTTCGGCGAGCTGCCGGCGCTCGTCGCGGCCGGGGCACTGCTGATCGACTACGTCCTCACCGTGGCGGTCAGCATTGCCGCCGGCGTCGCCGCGCTCACGTCGGCCTTTCCTCAATGGCATCTGAACCGCGTCGAGCTGACCCTCGGATTCGTCCTGGTGCTCATGGTGGGCAACCTGCGAGGCGTTCGGGAATCGGGCCGGATCTTCGCGCTGCCGACCTACTTCTTCATCGTGAGCCTGCTCGCGATGATCGGCGTAGGTGCCTGGCGCGTTCTGAGCGGCGCAGTCGAGCCCGTTGCCACGGTTGCGCCGCTTCATCCCTCAGCGTCGCCGCTGACGCTCTTCCTGCTCCTCACCGCGTTTTCCAACGGTTGCACGGCCATGACCGGCGTGGAGGCGGTCTCGAACGGCGTCCCGGCGTTCCGCCGGCCCGAGGCACGGAACGCGGCTGCCACGATGCTGGCCATGGCAGCACTGTCGATCGCGATGTTTCTGGGCATCACGCTCCTCGCGCGCGCGTTCGCGATTGTTCCAAGCGAACAGGAAACGGTGGTCTCGCAGATCGCGCGCGGCGTGTTCGAAGGGCGCGGCCTGTTCTACTACGCCGTTCAGGGGGCGACGATGCTCATCCTCGTGCTGGCGGCCAATACGGCCTACGCCGACTTCCCGCGACTGGCGTCGATCCTTGCGCGTGACCGATACCTGCCACGCCAGCTCGCGAACCAGGGGGACCGGCTCGCGTTCTCGAACGGCATCATCGGCCTGAGCCTCTTCGCCGCGATCCTGCTCGTCGCTTACGGCGGGGACACGCACTCACTGATTCCGCTCTACATGATTGGCGTCTTCGTCTCGTTCACCATCTCGCAGGCCGGCATGGTCGCGCACTGGATGCGCCTGCGGGGGCCGGCCTGGAAGACGAGCGCGCTCATCAACGGGTTTGGAGCCGCCGTCACCGGGGTCGTCCTGATCGTCGTTGCGGTGACGAAAGCGCACGAAGGCGCCTGGATCGTGCTTCTCCTGATCCCCCTTCATGTCATCTTTTTCCGGATGACGCGACGCCACTA
Above is a genomic segment from Acidobacteriota bacterium containing:
- a CDS encoding APC family permease; protein product: MPEEGFLSQVKRLVVGTRIPSHHAERERLSRFTGLAVLSSDPLSSVAYATEEILRVLMLVGISALSFVTPIAVVIASILAVVVFSYRQTIHAYPGGGGAYIVAKDNFGELPALVAAGALLIDYVLTVAVSIAAGVAALTSAFPQWHLNRVELTLGFVLVLMVGNLRGVRESGRIFALPTYFFIVSLLAMIGVGAWRVLSGAVEPVATVAPLHPSASPLTLFLLLTAFSNGCTAMTGVEAVSNGVPAFRRPEARNAAATMLAMAALSIAMFLGITLLARAFAIVPSEQETVVSQIARGVFEGRGLFYYAVQGATMLILVLAANTAYADFPRLASILARDRYLPRQLANQGDRLAFSNGIIGLSLFAAILLVAYGGDTHSLIPLYMIGVFVSFTISQAGMVAHWMRLRGPAWKTSALINGFGAAVTGVVLIVVAVTKAHEGAWIVLLLIPLHVIFFRMTRRHYQLVAGQLSLKGWAPSRRSNTVLVPISGVHRAVVQAIEYAKTLSPDVRAVYVDVDPASGDRIRSEWGQWGQGVPLVLLDSPYRSLMEPLMDYIERVDAERPDSFVTIVLPEFVPARWWHHLFHNQSALLIKGALLFRPNAVVTSVPFHLAH